Genomic segment of Streptomyces zhihengii:
GGCGATGGCCCGCGAACTGGGCGACCGGGGCGTCACCGTCAACGCGGTCGCCCCCGGCCTCACCGAGTGCGAGGCCACCGAGACCGTGCCCGCCGAGCGGCACGACCTCTACCGCCTGAACCGGGCCGTCTCCCGCGCGCAGCGGCCGGACGACCTCATCGGGATCGTCTCCTTCCTGCTCGGCGAGGAGTCCCGCTATCTGACCGGACAGGTGATCGCCGTCAACGGCGGCTTCACCATGAACTGAAGCGCAGGAGCACCCATCATGGATCTGGGACTCGCCGGCCGCACGGTCGTGGTCACCGGCGGCAGCTCGGGCGTCGGCCTGGCCACCGTCCGCGCCCTGCTCGACGAGGGCGCCCGCGTCGCCACCTGCGGACGCGACGCCGGCCGACTGGAGAAGGCGGCCGCCGGCCTCGGCGCCGGGCCCGACCGGCTGCTGACCGCCGTGTGCGACGTACGCGACGCCGGCGCCGTGCGCGGCTTCGTCGAGCGCGCCGCCGGGGAGTTCGGCGGCGTCGACGGGCTCGTCAACAACGCCGGGCAGTCCCGGATGAAAGGGCTCGACGACTCCACGGACGAGGACTGGCGCGACGAACTGGAACTGAAGTTCGCCGGTGTGCTCAACCCGCTGCACGCCGCCCGGCCGTATCTCGCGGCGTCCGGCGCGGGCAGCATCGTCAACATCAACGCGGTGCTGGCCAAGCAGCCGGAGACCCGGCTGATCACCACCAGCGCCGCCCGCGCCGGCATCCTCAACCTCTCCAAGTCCCTCTCCGTGGAACTGGCCGGCGAGGGCATCCGGGTCAACTCGGTGTGCCTGGGGCTCGTCGACACCGGCCAGTGGACCCGCCGTCACGCCGCCGCCGGAGGCCCGCTGGGCTACGAGGAGTGGCAGGCGGAACTGGCCGCCGACCGGGGCATCGCCCTGGGGCGGCTGGGGCGGGCCGACGAGGTGGCGTACGCGGTCGTCGCGCTGCTGTCGCCCCGCGCCTCGTACATCACCGGCACCAGCATCGACGTCTGCGGCGGCGTGAGCCGCTCCATCCTCTGAGGAGACACCATGCGTTACGACAACGGAGGCGATCTCCTCGTCGCCGTCCTGCGCGAACTCGGCATCGACACCGTCTTCGGCATCGTCAGCGTGCACAACCTGCCGCTGGTGGAGGCCGTCGACCGCGAGCTGCGCTTCGTTCCGGTGCGCCACGAGGCGTCCGCGGTGAACGCCGCCGACGCCTGGGGGCGGGCCCGCGGCTCGATCGGCTGCGCGCTGACCTCCACCGGCACCGGCGCGGGCAACGCGGCCGGTTCGCTGATCGAGGCGCTCAGCGCGGGCAGCCCGGTGCTCCATGTCACCGGCCAGGTCGAGAGCGAGTTCCTGGGCAGCGGGCGCGGGTTCATCCACGAGACCAAGGACCAGCTCGGCATGCTGGAGGCCGTGTCGGCGTACGCGGCGAGCGTGCCGGACGCCGCGTCGGCGGGCCGGATCCTGCGCGAGGCGGCGCACGCGGCACTCGCCGTCCCGGGCGGCCCGGCCAGCGTGGAGTGGCCCGTCGACCTCCAGTACGCGGCCCAGAGCGACACTCCCGTGGCGCTGCCCCCGCAGGTCCTGCCCGTCCCCGGCGACGCCGGCCTGGCGGCCGCGGGCGCCCTGCTGGCCTCGGCCCGCCGCCCGCTGATCTGGGCCGGCGGCGGCGCCCGCACCGCCCGCGCCGAGCTCACCGCGCTGCTGGAGGCGACGGGCGCGGGACTGCTCACCTCCAACTCCGGCCGCGGCACGGTGCCCGAGGACCATCCGCAGGTCGTCGGCAACTTCGCCACCGCCCCCGCGGCCCGGGCGCTGCTCGCCGACGCGGACGTGCTGCTCACCGTGGGCACCCACTTCCGCTCCAACGAGACCGCCGACTACACGCTGGAGATGCCGGCCGCGCACATCCAGATCGACGCGGACGCGGCGGCCCTGGGCCGCGTGTACCCGGCCGCCCACGCGCTGCACGGCGAGGCGGCCGCCACCCTCGCCGCGCTGCTGCCGCACACCCGGGCCGCCGACGCCCCGTGGACCCGGCGGGTCACGGCCGTGCGCGAGGAGGTGCGCGCCGCGCTGTCCGAGGGGATCGGACCGCAGGCCGCGGTCCTGGCGGCGATCCGCGACGCCCTGCCCCGCGAGGCGGTCGTCGCCCGGGACGTCACCATCCCCTCCAGCAGCTGGGGCAACCGCCTGCTGCCGATGCACGACCCCCGCGACAACGTCTTCCCGCGCGGCGGCGGCATCGGCCAGGGCCTCGGGATGGGCATCGGCGCCGCGCTGGCCCGCCCCGGCGCGCCGACCGTGGTGATGGCCGGCGACGGCGGGCTCGCCGTCCACCTCGGCGAGCTGCTCACCCTCGCCCAGGAACGGCCCCGGCTGACGCTGATCGTCTTCAACGACGGCGGCTACGGGGTGCTGCGCAACATGCAGGACCGCTACGGCGAGCGGCGTTCCGGCGTCGACCTCGTCACCCCCGACTTCGAGCTGCTGGCCCGCTCCTGCTCGCTGCCGTACCTGCGGATCGCCGCCGAGGAGCACGCCGCCCCCGTCCTCGCCGAGGCCGTGGCGACCGACGGACCGGTCCTCGTGGAGGTCGACCTCGCGGCGCTCGGCCCGATGAAGAACCCGTTCACCCCGCCCGTCAGGATCCCGGGCCGGTAGGCCCGGAGCCGGTTCCGACGCAACACCCGTACTGCCCGACTGCCGGTAAGGAGGCACCAGGCCGATGAGCGACAACCCGTCCGAGCTGATCGTCCGCCGTATGACGTGGGAGGCCGAGGGCGTCCTGTCCGTCGAACTCGCCCACCCCGAGGGCAAGCCGCTGCCCGCCTGGACGCCCGGCGCCCACCTCGACGTCCATGTCGGCGGCCAGATACGCCAGTACAGCCTGTGCGGCGACCCCCAGGACCCGGACGTGTACCGGATCGGCGTCCTCAACGAGCCCTCCTCGCGCGGCGGCTCGCGCTTCGTGCACACCACCCTGCGGCCGGGACAGCGCGTCACCGTGTCCGAACCGCGCAACCACTTCGCGCTCGAGGACGCGGCGGGCTACGTCCTCGTCGCCGGCGGCATCGGGATCACCCCGCTGCTGGCGATGGCCCGCGAGGCGGCCCGCCGGGGCGTGGCGTGGCGGCTGGTCTACGGCGGCCGCAGCCGCGCCTCGATGGCCTTCACCGGTGAACTCGCCGCGCTCGGCGGCGATGTCACGCTCGTCCCGCAGGACGAGCTCGGCCACATCGACCTGGACGCGGCGCTCGGCGGCCTGCCCGACGGCACGCTGGTGTACTCCTGCGGCCCGGAGCCGCTGCTGGCCGCCGTCGAGGAGCGCTGCCCGGCCGGTCTGCTGCGGCTGGAGCGGTTCGCCGCGCCCGTCGTGGAACGCACCGGCGACGAGGCGTCGTTCGAGGTCGAGTGCCGCACCTCGGGCGTGACCTTCGGCGTCGGCCCGGACACCTCGATCCTGGAGGCCGCCGAGGCGGCCGGGCTGAGCGTGGACAGCTCCTGCCGCGACGGCATCTGCGGCTCCTGCGAGACCCGGGTGCTCGACGGCACCCCCGACCACCGCGACTTCCTGCTGAGCGAGGCCGAGCACGCGGCGGGCGCCAGCATGATGATCTGCGTCTCGCGGTGCGCCTCCGGCCGGCTCGTCCTCGACCTGTGACCCCTTCCGACCTTCGCACGCCCCTGGAGACACCGTGACCGACCCCGTGAACGGCGCCTGGCCGTACCTGGACGTCCACCAGTCCCGTACGCACGAGCCCACGCCGTACGAGTACAAGCTCGCCGCCACCCTGGAGGAGGTCTTCACCCACGAGGGCCACGAGCTCGCCGACGTGGTGCGCGGCCTCAACGCCCGCCAGGTGCACGCCGCCGACGGCGCCCCCTGGACCGAGGAGTCCTTCCGCGCCGAGATGAACCGACTGGGAGCCTGACCATGACGCTGTCGACGTCCGCCACCGCGGACCACATCTACGCCAACGGCCTGCGCAACCAGTGGCACGCCGTCGTCCCCTCCCGGTTCGTCGCCCCGGGCGGCATGCGCAAGGTGACCGCGCTCGGGGAGCAGTGGCTGCTGTTCCGCCGGTCCGACGGCACCCTGGCGATGCTCGCCGACCGCTGTCCCCACCGCGGCGCCCCGCTGTCGCTGGGCAAACACCTGGGCGACCGGGTGGCCTGCTGGTACCACGGCGTCGAGGTGGAGACCGACGGCACGGTCTCCTCCGTGCCCGGCCTGCCCGGCTGCAACCTGGAGGGGAAGAAGCTCGTCACCTCGCTCCCGGTCCGCGAGGTGTCCGGCGCGATCCTCGCCTGGTTCGGCGACGAGGAGCACCCGGAGCCGGCCGAGCTGACCCTGCCGGACCCGCTGACGGACCCGGAGGCGGACGCGTTCCTGTGCTACGCGGAGTGGGACGTGCCGTGGCGCTTCGCCATGGAGAACCTGCTCGACCCGATGCACGGCGCGTTCCTGCACCACGACTCCCACACGATGTTCGACGGCGACACCACCGCCAAGTTCCGCATCCGGGAGACCGACCGGGGCTACTTCTTCGAGAAGACCGACCAGCGGGGCGTCAACTTCGACTGGGTCGAGCTGTGCCGCACCGGCGTCGACTGGGTCGACCTGTCCATCCCCTACCCGCCGTCGGCGGGCCCCGGCGGGCCGTTCGGCATCGTGGGCATGGCCTGCCCGGTCGACGCGGGGCGCACCGGCGTCTTCTTCTGGCGCTACCGCCGGGTCCAGGGCTGGCAGCGGGACGCCTGGCGCTTCCTCTACAAGACGCTGATCGAGAAGCGCCACTGGGACGTGCTGGAGCAGGACCGCGTGATGCTGGAGGCCATGCCGGCCGACGCCGACCAGCGGGAGAACCTCTACCAGCACGATCTGGGCGTGGTGCGGCTGCGCCGCCTGTACCGGACGGCCGCCGAGGCCCAGTCCGCCTGAAGGCTCGGGGTCCGGGCACCCGCCCGGACCCCGCCGGGGCGCGCCGCCCCGGAATGCGCGCTCCTGTCGGCGGGGGTATCAAAGGAAGACCGTCACCTGATCGGAGCCGAGTGCCATGGACGACTACCCGCTCCTCAACGTCTTCCTCTCGATGCTGTGGTTCTTCCTGTGGGTCATGTGGTTCTTCCTCCTGTTCAAGGTGTGCACCGACATCTTCCGGGACCGCACCATGGGCGGCTGGGGCAAGGCCGGCTGGCTGGTCTTCGTGCTCGTCCTGCCCTATCTCGGCGTCTTCGTCTACCTGATCGCCCGGGGCCGGAGCATGGGCGAGCGGGACGTCGAGCAGCTCAAGGAGCAGGACGCGGCCTTCCGCGAGTACGTCCGCAAGGCCGCCGGCGGCCAGGGCGGCGGCAGCACGGTCGACGAACTGCACCGGCTCGCCGCGCTGAAGGACAAGGGCGACATCTCCCCGGCGGAGTTCGAGCGCGCCAAGGCCCAGGTGCTCGCCGGCGCGGGCGGCGGCCCGTCCGCCGGTGCCGCCGGCGCCACTGCGTCGGCCGGCACCCCCGGCGGACCGGCCCAGGGGGTCTGACGGCGCCGCCCGTTCCGGTGCGCGGCCCCTGGACGCAGGACGGCCCCGCGGCCCCTCGCCGCGGGGCCGTCCGGGCATATGATGGTCCGCCCGGCCGGACCGACGAGAAGTGGCAGGACGCGTGGCGCAGACGGTGAGCATCAAGGAAGTCGCCCGGCTCGCCGACGTGTCGGTCGGCACCGTGTCCAATGTGCTCAACCGGCCGGAGAAGGTGGCGGAGAGCACCCGGATCCGGGTCCAGACGATCATCGAGCAGACGGGGTTCGTCCGCAGCGAGTCGGCCCGCCAGCTCAGGGCGGGCAGCAGCCGCATGCTGGCCATGCTCGTGCTCGACATGGGGAACCCGTTCTTCGTCTCCGTCGCCAAGGGCGCGGAGCGCGCCGCCCGTGACGCGGGCCTCGGCGTGATGCTCGGCAACAGCGCGGGCAGCGGCGACGAGGAGGCGTACTACCTGTCGCTCTTCGCCGAGCAGCGGGTGCGCGGGGTGCTCGTCACCCCCGCCGACCACAGCGGGCACCATGTCCGCGAGTTCGCCCGCCACGGCATCCCGTTCGTCCACGTCGACCGGCTGGTCCCGGAGGCCGACGGCTGCTCGGTCTCGGTGGACGACGTGGCCGGTGGCACCCTGGCGGTGCGCCATCTGCTGGCCGCGGGGCACCGCTCGGTCACCTACATCAGCGGCCCGATGGGCCTGCCCCAGTGCCGCGACCGGCACGCCGGCGCGCTCGCGGCCCTCGCGGAGGCGGGGCTGCCGGCCGACGCGCTGCGGCACGTCGAGACGGCCCGCCTCGACGTCGCATCCGGCATCGACGCGGCCTCCCGCCTGCTCGGCCTGCGCGAACGCCCGACCGCGCTCTTCTGCGCCAACGACCTGCTGGCCCTCGGCGTGCTCCAGTCGCTGTACGCGGCGGGTGTCCGGGTCCCCGACGACATGGCGATCGTCGGCTACGACGACATCGAGTTCGCGGCCGCCGCCGTGGTGCCGCTGACCTCGGTGCGCCAGCCCTCCGCGCGCATGGGACGGACCGCCGCCGAGCTGCTGATCGAGGAGACCGGCGAGGACGCGGCGGAGCACCGGCACCGCGCGATCGTGCTCCAGCCCGAGCTCGTCGTGCGCGGGTCCACGCTGCGCCGCCCCGGCTGAGCCTCGGCGGCCGGCCGTCACCCCCGGCGGCCGCCCAGTGTCGAGTCCCTGACCACCAGTTCCGGCTGGAGCACGATCTGCTCGTGCCGGTGCGCCGCCGCCTCGTCCCCCGTCTCCTCGATCAGCAGCCGCGCCGCCGTGCGCCCGAGATGGAAGGCCGGCTGCCGCACCGAGGTCAGCGGGACGGCCGCCGCCGCGGCGAACTCGATGTCGTCGTACCCGACCAGGGCGACGTCGTCGGGGACGCGCACGCCCGCCCCGTAGAGGCTCTGGAGCACCCCGAGGGCGAGCATGTCGTTGGCGCAGAAGACCGCCGACGGCAGGGCGGCCATGCCCAGCAGCCGCGCGCCGGCATCCCGTCCTGCGGCGGCGTCCAGACGCGCGGCCTCCACCTGCCGCAGGGCGCCGGCCGGCAGACCGCTCTCCGCCAGGGCCAGCAGGGCGCCCTCGCGGCGGTCGCGGCACTGGGCGAGGTGCATCGGGCCGCTGACGTAGACGATCTCCCGGTGTCCGCGCCCCACCAGGTGGCGCGCGGCCAGCGCGCCGCCCGCGATGTCGTCCACGGACACCGAGCAGCCGTCGGCGCTGGGCAGGGCCCGGTCGACGCAGACGAACGGGATGCCGTGGCGCCGGAAGGCGGCGAGGTTGCGGCCGGTGGCGTCCGCGGGCGTCACCAGCACACCGCGGACCTCCTGCTCGCAGAAGAGGGTCAGGTACTCGGCCTCCTCGTGGGGGCTCTCCGCGCTGTTGCAGAGCATCACGCCGAGGCCCGCGTCACGGGCGGAGCGCTCGGCGCCCGCCGCGACGTCCACGAAGAACGGGTTGGCCATGTCGAGGACGAGCATCCCCAGGGTGCGGCTGCGGCCGGCCCTGAGCTGGCGCGCGGACTCGCTGCGGACGTAGCCGAGGCGTTCGATCGTCAGCAGCACGCGCAGCCGTGTCTCCTCGGCGACCGTCTCCGGGCGGTTGACCACATTGGAGACCGTGCCGAGCGAGACGCCCGCCTCGCTCGCCACGTCCTTCATGCCCACGCCGCGCGCCATCAGCCGCCCGCCTGCGCGGGGCGGGCACGGGGCACAGGCGCCGGCGCGGGCG
This window contains:
- a CDS encoding LacI family DNA-binding transcriptional regulator, which codes for MARGVGMKDVASEAGVSLGTVSNVVNRPETVAEETRLRVLLTIERLGYVRSESARQLRAGRSRTLGMLVLDMANPFFVDVAAGAERSARDAGLGVMLCNSAESPHEEAEYLTLFCEQEVRGVLVTPADATGRNLAAFRRHGIPFVCVDRALPSADGCSVSVDDIAGGALAARHLVGRGHREIVYVSGPMHLAQCRDRREGALLALAESGLPAGALRQVEAARLDAAAGRDAGARLLGMAALPSAVFCANDMLALGVLQSLYGAGVRVPDDVALVGYDDIEFAAAAAVPLTSVRQPAFHLGRTAARLLIEETGDEAAAHRHEQIVLQPELVVRDSTLGGRRG
- a CDS encoding thiamine pyrophosphate-binding protein, with protein sequence MRYDNGGDLLVAVLRELGIDTVFGIVSVHNLPLVEAVDRELRFVPVRHEASAVNAADAWGRARGSIGCALTSTGTGAGNAAGSLIEALSAGSPVLHVTGQVESEFLGSGRGFIHETKDQLGMLEAVSAYAASVPDAASAGRILREAAHAALAVPGGPASVEWPVDLQYAAQSDTPVALPPQVLPVPGDAGLAAAGALLASARRPLIWAGGGARTARAELTALLEATGAGLLTSNSGRGTVPEDHPQVVGNFATAPAARALLADADVLLTVGTHFRSNETADYTLEMPAAHIQIDADAAALGRVYPAAHALHGEAAATLAALLPHTRAADAPWTRRVTAVREEVRAALSEGIGPQAAVLAAIRDALPREAVVARDVTIPSSSWGNRLLPMHDPRDNVFPRGGGIGQGLGMGIGAALARPGAPTVVMAGDGGLAVHLGELLTLAQERPRLTLIVFNDGGYGVLRNMQDRYGERRSGVDLVTPDFELLARSCSLPYLRIAAEEHAAPVLAEAVATDGPVLVEVDLAALGPMKNPFTPPVRIPGR
- a CDS encoding SDR family oxidoreductase; amino-acid sequence: MDLGLAGRTVVVTGGSSGVGLATVRALLDEGARVATCGRDAGRLEKAAAGLGAGPDRLLTAVCDVRDAGAVRGFVERAAGEFGGVDGLVNNAGQSRMKGLDDSTDEDWRDELELKFAGVLNPLHAARPYLAASGAGSIVNINAVLAKQPETRLITTSAARAGILNLSKSLSVELAGEGIRVNSVCLGLVDTGQWTRRHAAAGGPLGYEEWQAELAADRGIALGRLGRADEVAYAVVALLSPRASYITGTSIDVCGGVSRSIL
- a CDS encoding PDR/VanB family oxidoreductase encodes the protein MSDNPSELIVRRMTWEAEGVLSVELAHPEGKPLPAWTPGAHLDVHVGGQIRQYSLCGDPQDPDVYRIGVLNEPSSRGGSRFVHTTLRPGQRVTVSEPRNHFALEDAAGYVLVAGGIGITPLLAMAREAARRGVAWRLVYGGRSRASMAFTGELAALGGDVTLVPQDELGHIDLDAALGGLPDGTLVYSCGPEPLLAAVEERCPAGLLRLERFAAPVVERTGDEASFEVECRTSGVTFGVGPDTSILEAAEAAGLSVDSSCRDGICGSCETRVLDGTPDHRDFLLSEAEHAAGASMMICVSRCASGRLVLDL
- a CDS encoding LacI family DNA-binding transcriptional regulator — translated: MAQTVSIKEVARLADVSVGTVSNVLNRPEKVAESTRIRVQTIIEQTGFVRSESARQLRAGSSRMLAMLVLDMGNPFFVSVAKGAERAARDAGLGVMLGNSAGSGDEEAYYLSLFAEQRVRGVLVTPADHSGHHVREFARHGIPFVHVDRLVPEADGCSVSVDDVAGGTLAVRHLLAAGHRSVTYISGPMGLPQCRDRHAGALAALAEAGLPADALRHVETARLDVASGIDAASRLLGLRERPTALFCANDLLALGVLQSLYAAGVRVPDDMAIVGYDDIEFAAAAVVPLTSVRQPSARMGRTAAELLIEETGEDAAEHRHRAIVLQPELVVRGSTLRRPG
- a CDS encoding SHOCT domain-containing protein; this encodes MDDYPLLNVFLSMLWFFLWVMWFFLLFKVCTDIFRDRTMGGWGKAGWLVFVLVLPYLGVFVYLIARGRSMGERDVEQLKEQDAAFREYVRKAAGGQGGGSTVDELHRLAALKDKGDISPAEFERAKAQVLAGAGGGPSAGAAGATASAGTPGGPAQGV
- a CDS encoding recombinase-like helix-turn-helix domain-containing protein, which encodes MTDPVNGAWPYLDVHQSRTHEPTPYEYKLAATLEEVFTHEGHELADVVRGLNARQVHAADGAPWTEESFRAEMNRLGA
- a CDS encoding aromatic ring-hydroxylating oxygenase subunit alpha, whose protein sequence is MTLSTSATADHIYANGLRNQWHAVVPSRFVAPGGMRKVTALGEQWLLFRRSDGTLAMLADRCPHRGAPLSLGKHLGDRVACWYHGVEVETDGTVSSVPGLPGCNLEGKKLVTSLPVREVSGAILAWFGDEEHPEPAELTLPDPLTDPEADAFLCYAEWDVPWRFAMENLLDPMHGAFLHHDSHTMFDGDTTAKFRIRETDRGYFFEKTDQRGVNFDWVELCRTGVDWVDLSIPYPPSAGPGGPFGIVGMACPVDAGRTGVFFWRYRRVQGWQRDAWRFLYKTLIEKRHWDVLEQDRVMLEAMPADADQRENLYQHDLGVVRLRRLYRTAAEAQSA